A stretch of the Candidatus Parvarchaeota archaeon genome encodes the following:
- a CDS encoding divalent-cation tolerance protein CutA: MKIVTTTVDTLFQARKISALVVKRKLVKCAGFWKIEACYTWKGKFVQDTEYMIEMKCVDMKAARRASRLVASHHPYSVPMISIHDGGLANKGYRRWMKEK; the protein is encoded by the coding sequence ATGAAAATCGTCACAACAACTGTTGACACGCTTTTCCAGGCAAGGAAAATATCCGCACTTGTTGTCAAAAGAAAGCTTGTGAAGTGCGCGGGTTTTTGGAAGATTGAAGCATGCTATACCTGGAAGGGCAAGTTTGTGCAGGATACTGAATATATGATTGAGATGAAATGCGTGGACATGAAAGCGGCAAGAAGAGCTTCGCGCCTGGTTGCCTCACACCACCCATACTCAGTTCCAATGATTTCGATACATGATGGCGGCTTGGCGAACAAAGGATACAGAAGGTGGATGAAGGAGAAGTAG